One Nostoc sp. UHCC 0302 DNA window includes the following coding sequences:
- a CDS encoding phycobiliprotein lyase, producing the protein MTQQLVQTAEESQLAEFFQESAGKWRSERRYYTLPQGETKQIESIITIRFLQQGCSELQQLAQMHDLPTSVSLLCGAEVIWQSTDVLKDRKESQGSTLFGALGNILYRDRGFATSKPVTAKYYFSNPKTLCLRTEYNGSVFEEELKLIGSRYRTRQTIISRAGEQLMIGQYLEKRIDTNS; encoded by the coding sequence GTGACACAACAACTAGTACAAACTGCTGAAGAATCCCAGCTTGCAGAATTTTTTCAGGAATCAGCGGGGAAATGGCGCTCTGAGCGGCGGTACTACACCTTACCGCAGGGAGAGACCAAGCAAATCGAGAGTATAATTACCATCCGGTTTTTACAGCAGGGATGCAGTGAGTTGCAACAACTAGCTCAGATGCACGATTTACCCACTTCAGTTAGTTTGCTCTGTGGTGCAGAAGTTATTTGGCAAAGTACTGATGTACTAAAAGATAGAAAGGAGTCTCAAGGTTCAACACTGTTTGGAGCTTTGGGAAATATATTGTATCGCGATCGCGGTTTTGCCACATCCAAACCAGTCACCGCAAAATATTATTTCTCGAACCCTAAAACACTGTGTTTGCGAACTGAGTACAACGGTTCAGTGTTTGAGGAAGAGTTAAAACTAATTGGTAGCAGATATCGCACTAGACAAACTATTATCTCTCGTGCTGGTGAGCAGTTGATGATTGGTCAATATTTGGAAAAAAGGATCGATACTAATTCGTAA
- a CDS encoding DUF308 domain-containing protein — protein sequence MTTNVSNDVNIDKKRNGALITGVLLTIFGIIAIALPVVSTIFAETWFAVILISSGFAKLVYATQTRDRGGFIWKILLSGLYIATGVMLFIYPQTGILTLTLLLGSFLLTEGVFELILAFRLRPQENWTWVLGDGIITLLLGAMIWFQWPFNAPWILGTLVGVSILFTGVSRIGLSLNAGSLLKSDSTASA from the coding sequence ATGACAACTAACGTTTCTAACGACGTCAATATCGATAAGAAAAGAAATGGAGCGTTGATAACTGGCGTTCTCTTGACTATTTTCGGAATTATTGCGATCGCATTACCCGTTGTTTCCACCATTTTTGCTGAAACTTGGTTTGCTGTGATTCTGATTTCTTCAGGATTTGCCAAGCTAGTTTATGCAACTCAAACACGCGATCGCGGCGGCTTCATTTGGAAGATATTATTGAGCGGACTTTACATCGCGACTGGTGTAATGCTATTCATTTATCCCCAAACTGGTATCCTCACACTAACTCTGCTACTAGGTAGCTTCTTGCTAACTGAAGGTGTATTCGAGCTGATTCTAGCTTTCCGTTTGCGTCCTCAAGAAAACTGGACTTGGGTGTTAGGTGATGGCATCATTACTCTATTGCTGGGTGCAATGATTTGGTTCCAATGGCCTTTTAATGCGCCTTGGATTCTTGGCACACTAGTAGGCGTTAGCATTCTCTTCACTGGTGTTTCTCGGATAGGGCTATCGCTCAATGCCGGTTCTTTGCTCAAATCTGACTCTACCGCCAGCGCTTAG
- a CDS encoding Uma2 family endonuclease, with product MDTVVLNLDPIVHLTDEQFYQLCMANKDLNLEQSATGELIIVPPVGGESGNQEANLITDLNIWNRQTKLGIVFSSSTIFRLPNGAKRSPDAAWVKLERWEALTAEERKKFPPLTPDFVIELRSQSDRLKPLQDKMQEYLENGLRLGWLINSQDTQVEIYRPGQPVEVIQTPALFSGEEVLPGFELQL from the coding sequence ATGGATACAGTTGTGCTAAATCTAGACCCAATTGTTCACCTAACGGATGAACAGTTTTATCAACTATGCATGGCGAATAAAGACTTAAATCTAGAACAGAGTGCAACAGGAGAATTAATTATTGTGCCACCAGTAGGAGGTGAAAGCGGAAACCAAGAAGCTAACTTAATTACTGATTTAAATATTTGGAATCGCCAAACAAAATTAGGAATAGTTTTTAGTTCCTCAACTATCTTCAGACTGCCGAATGGAGCAAAGCGATCGCCTGATGCTGCTTGGGTAAAATTAGAACGATGGGAAGCGCTGACTGCTGAGGAAAGGAAAAAATTCCCACCACTAACGCCTGACTTTGTGATAGAACTCCGCTCTCAAAGCGACCGCCTCAAACCTCTGCAAGATAAAATGCAAGAATATCTAGAAAATGGTTTGCGTTTAGGTTGGCTGATTAATTCTCAAGATACACAGGTGGAGATTTATCGGCCAGGACAGCCTGTGGAGGTAATTCAGACACCAGCACTATTCTCTGGAGAAGAAGTATTACCAGGGTTTGAATTACAGCTATAA
- a CDS encoding type II toxin-antitoxin system HicA family toxin: protein MKSVEKAVTSFCDEMNRLLKLSVPDHQELAKGTLRAIIRDADLSVEEFIALL from the coding sequence ATGAAAAGCGTAGAGAAAGCAGTCACATCATTCTGCGACGAGATGAACCGTTTGCTCAAGTTGTCCGTTCCCGATCATCAGGAGTTAGCTAAGGGAACCTTACGAGCAATTATTCGAGATGCTGATTTGAGTGTAGAGGAATTCATTGCATTACTCTAA
- a CDS encoding BrnT family toxin: MEFERDKSKAAANLKKHGVSFEEAKTVFGNSLATITDKAMSQNMRQVIMYRDEDGYWVVECPSLKGCVSQGKTKEEALSNIREAITGYIAALEEDGLPVPEDTFETFVVVV; the protein is encoded by the coding sequence ATGGAGTTTGAGCGGGATAAATCAAAAGCAGCCGCCAATTTGAAGAAGCACGGTGTCAGCTTTGAAGAAGCCAAAACTGTCTTCGGCAATTCTCTGGCAACGATCACGGATAAAGCAATGAGCCAGAATATGAGACAGGTAATCATGTATCGGGATGAAGATGGCTACTGGGTTGTAGAGTGTCCAAGTCTCAAAGGTTGTGTTAGCCAGGGCAAAACGAAGGAAGAAGCTCTTTCAAACATTAGGGAGGCTATCACAGGCTATATTGCTGCTCTAGAGGAAGATGGCTTACCCGTCCCGGAAGACACCTTTGAAACATTCGTGGTGGTTGTGTGA
- a CDS encoding type II toxin-antitoxin system HicA family toxin — protein sequence MAKFPVDAPKAKVIKTLESLGFTVIREREHIVMVRENEDGTKTPLTMPNHSQIKGSTLRSICTQAGISREDFLSTYE from the coding sequence ATGGCTAAATTTCCAGTAGACGCACCTAAAGCCAAAGTAATTAAGACACTGGAATCTCTGGGATTTACTGTTATTAGGGAGCGAGAGCATATTGTCATGGTTCGAGAAAACGAGGATGGGACAAAAACCCCACTAACTATGCCTAATCACTCTCAAATTAAAGGTTCGACACTGAGATCCATCTGTACTCAAGCGGGTATCTCAAGAGAGGATTTTTTGTCTACTTATGAGTAA
- a CDS encoding diflavin flavoprotein has protein sequence MLKNKPRDVQVFPVATDTRVLRSRSWTRLRFEIEYALAKGTTANSYLIEADKTAIIDPPGETFTEIYLQALQQRFDVTKLDYVILGHVNPNRAATLKALLEIAPQITFVCSNPGAINLRGALENPDLPIIVMRGEETLDLGKGHHLEFIPTPNPRYADHLCTYDPQTEILYSDKLFGAHVCGDQVFDEGWEVYNEDRRYYFDCLMAPHARQVETALEKLTDLPVRLYATGHGPLVRYGLIELTKNYRQWSQQQTTADLTVALIYASAYGNTATLAQAIARGITKAGVAVESINCEFTEPEEIRAAVEKSAGFVIGSPTLGGHAPTPVQTALGIVLSTATNNQLAGVFGSFGWSGEAVDLIEGKLKDAGFRFGFDPIRVKFKPNDATLQLCEEAGTDFAQALKKAKKVRSQSVPATSVEQAVGRIVGSLCVVTAKRDDVSSAMLASWVSQASFNPPGLTIAVAKDRAVETLTHSGNKFVLNVLKEGNHLGLMKHFLKPFGPGQDRFADVASQEAENGSPILTDALAYLECSVQNRMESGDHWLVYATVENGKVLNQDGVTAVHQRKSGTHY, from the coding sequence ATGTTAAAAAATAAACCCCGTGACGTTCAGGTTTTCCCTGTTGCTACAGATACCAGAGTACTGCGATCGCGCAGTTGGACAAGGCTCAGATTTGAAATTGAATATGCTCTTGCCAAGGGTACAACTGCTAATTCTTATTTAATTGAAGCTGATAAAACTGCCATCATCGATCCTCCAGGGGAAACGTTTACAGAAATCTATTTGCAAGCTTTACAGCAGCGTTTCGATGTCACAAAGCTAGATTATGTGATTTTGGGTCACGTCAATCCTAACCGCGCTGCAACTTTAAAAGCTTTACTGGAAATTGCCCCCCAAATTACCTTTGTGTGTTCTAATCCTGGGGCGATAAATTTACGCGGGGCGTTAGAAAATCCTGATTTGCCGATTATCGTTATGCGGGGGGAAGAAACCCTAGATTTAGGCAAAGGACATCATTTAGAATTTATTCCTACGCCCAATCCCCGTTATGCAGATCATCTCTGCACCTATGACCCACAAACAGAAATTCTTTACTCAGATAAGTTATTTGGGGCGCACGTTTGTGGAGACCAAGTATTTGATGAAGGCTGGGAAGTCTATAACGAAGATCGTCGCTATTATTTTGATTGCTTAATGGCTCCCCATGCCCGTCAAGTTGAAACAGCGCTGGAAAAACTTACCGATTTACCTGTGCGGTTATACGCTACCGGACACGGGCCTTTGGTGCGCTATGGCTTAATCGAACTGACCAAAAATTATCGTCAATGGAGTCAGCAACAAACAACGGCTGACTTGACAGTCGCGTTAATTTATGCATCAGCTTATGGAAACACTGCCACTTTAGCCCAAGCGATCGCTCGCGGGATCACCAAAGCTGGTGTCGCTGTAGAATCGATTAACTGCGAATTCACCGAGCCTGAAGAAATTCGGGCGGCTGTAGAAAAATCTGCTGGCTTTGTCATCGGTTCTCCCACCCTCGGAGGTCATGCACCCACGCCTGTGCAAACAGCTTTAGGAATTGTTTTATCTACCGCGACTAATAATCAACTTGCTGGTGTCTTTGGTTCTTTTGGTTGGAGTGGAGAAGCAGTTGATTTAATCGAAGGTAAACTCAAAGATGCTGGTTTTCGGTTTGGTTTTGACCCTATCCGTGTGAAATTCAAACCTAATGATGCCACCTTGCAATTGTGCGAAGAAGCCGGAACCGACTTTGCCCAAGCATTGAAGAAAGCTAAGAAAGTGCGATCGCAAAGTGTTCCCGCCACCAGCGTAGAACAAGCTGTTGGGCGAATTGTCGGTTCGCTGTGCGTTGTCACAGCCAAGCGAGACGATGTATCTAGCGCCATGTTAGCCTCTTGGGTGTCTCAGGCTAGCTTTAATCCCCCCGGTTTAACCATAGCTGTGGCTAAAGACCGCGCCGTCGAAACTCTGACACACTCAGGAAATAAATTTGTCCTCAACGTCCTCAAAGAAGGGAATCATTTGGGGTTGATGAAGCATTTCCTTAAACCTTTTGGCCCAGGACAAGACAGATTTGCGGATGTTGCTAGCCAAGAAGCTGAAAACGGTTCTCCTATACTTACGGATGCCCTAGCATATCTTGAATGTTCTGTACAAAATCGCATGGAATCTGGTGATCATTGGCTAGTTTATGCGACTGTCGAGAATGGCAAAGTGCTAAATCAAGATGGTGTTACAGCTGTGCATCAACGCAAGTCGGGAACTCATTATTAA
- a CDS encoding diflavin flavoprotein: MVALTERTEKRLTIQTVEIAQDTTAIRSLDWDRDRFDIEFGLQNGTTYNSFLIRGEQTALVDTSHEKFRQLYLDTLTGLINPGEIDYLIVSHTEPDHSGLVKDMLQLAPEITVVGSKVAIQFLEEFVHQPFKRRIVKNGDRLDLGNGHEFEFVIAPNLHWPDTIFSFDHKTKILYTCDAFGMHYCSDSTFDEDLKTLEADFQYYYECLMGPNARSVLSALKRMAELKNIGMIATGHGPLLSHHVEELTGRYRTWSQKQTKSETVVGIFYVSEYGYSDRLAQAIANGISKTDVAVEIVDLGAEVDLQELRELVSRCSGIVVGLPPTSGAANIQAALSTVLGSAKEKQAIGIFETGGGDDEPIDPLVSKFRNLGLTTVFPAIRIKQTPTENTYKLCEEAGTDLGQWVTRDRSIKNMKSLGADLDKALGRLSGGLYIITAKKGDVSSAMLASWVAQASFKPLGFSIAVAKDRAIESLMQVGDRFVLNVLEEGNYQKLMKHFLKRFAPGADRFEGVKTQPAENGAPILTDALAYMECEVVSRMDCGDHWAVYSTVYAGRVSKPDALTAVHHRKVGNHY; encoded by the coding sequence ATGGTAGCGCTCACCGAAAGAACTGAAAAACGGCTCACCATACAGACTGTGGAAATTGCCCAAGATACTACGGCAATTCGCTCATTGGATTGGGATCGCGATCGCTTTGATATTGAGTTCGGTCTACAAAACGGTACTACATACAACTCATTTCTGATTCGGGGCGAGCAGACTGCTTTAGTTGATACCTCCCACGAAAAGTTTCGGCAACTATACTTGGATACGCTTACTGGGCTAATCAACCCAGGAGAGATTGATTATTTAATTGTTAGCCACACCGAACCAGACCACAGCGGCTTAGTTAAAGATATGCTGCAACTGGCTCCTGAGATTACAGTTGTTGGCTCGAAAGTTGCAATCCAGTTTCTTGAGGAGTTTGTACATCAGCCATTTAAGCGGCGGATTGTCAAAAATGGCGATCGCTTAGATTTAGGCAACGGACACGAATTTGAGTTCGTGATTGCCCCAAATTTACATTGGCCGGATACCATCTTCAGCTTTGACCATAAAACCAAAATCCTTTATACCTGTGACGCTTTCGGAATGCATTATTGCTCCGACAGCACCTTTGATGAAGACTTAAAAACTCTTGAAGCAGACTTTCAATATTACTACGAATGCTTGATGGGGCCGAATGCTCGCTCAGTGTTGTCTGCCCTCAAGCGGATGGCGGAACTCAAGAATATTGGCATGATTGCCACTGGTCACGGCCCGTTACTATCCCATCATGTTGAAGAACTAACCGGACGTTACCGCACTTGGAGCCAAAAACAAACCAAGTCAGAAACAGTAGTTGGCATATTTTACGTTTCTGAATATGGCTATAGCGATCGCCTCGCTCAAGCAATTGCCAACGGTATCAGCAAAACCGATGTCGCCGTTGAAATAGTAGACTTAGGCGCAGAAGTAGATTTACAAGAGTTGCGGGAACTAGTTAGTCGCTGTAGTGGAATAGTTGTTGGTCTACCTCCAACTTCTGGTGCTGCTAATATTCAAGCTGCCCTCAGCACAGTTTTAGGATCTGCCAAAGAAAAGCAAGCCATCGGCATATTTGAAACCGGCGGTGGCGATGATGAGCCGATAGATCCTTTAGTCAGTAAATTCCGTAATTTGGGTTTGACAACTGTTTTTCCAGCGATTCGGATAAAACAAACCCCCACAGAAAACACCTACAAACTGTGTGAAGAAGCGGGTACAGACTTAGGTCAATGGGTGACGCGCGATCGCAGCATCAAAAACATGAAATCCTTGGGTGCTGACCTCGACAAAGCACTCGGTAGACTCAGCGGTGGACTATATATTATCACCGCCAAAAAAGGCGATGTATCCAGCGCCATGCTTGCCTCGTGGGTTGCACAAGCTAGCTTCAAACCCTTGGGATTTTCCATTGCGGTAGCTAAAGACAGAGCAATTGAATCACTCATGCAAGTAGGCGATCGCTTTGTCCTCAATGTCTTAGAAGAAGGTAATTATCAAAAACTCATGAAACACTTTTTAAAGCGGTTCGCCCCTGGTGCAGATCGCTTTGAAGGTGTGAAAACTCAGCCAGCTGAAAATGGCGCTCCCATCCTCACCGATGCCTTGGCATACATGGAGTGCGAAGTCGTCAGCAGAATGGACTGCGGCGACCACTGGGCAGTATACAGCACCGTCTACGCTGGACGAGTGTCCAAGCCAGACGCTTTAACTGCCGTGCATCACCGCAAAGTTGGAAATCATTACTAG
- a CDS encoding pantothenate kinase — MWLALEIGNTRLHWALFFGEKLYRAWDTKYLPESLVQQLAKSKTLDDLLETIFPLHQQSDSLTNTSPPLPLIFLASVVPSQTAIWQTYPNIRVITLDQIPLQGVYPSLGIDRALALWGAGKTWGFPVLVIDAGTALTFTAADANQCLVGGAILPGIGLQFTTLGQQTGQLPLVETQDFTSLIPRFALNTTEAIKSGVIYTLVAGIKDFIEAWWHLFPEGKIAIKGGDRTLLMNYLQALYPEIATRLIVEPNLIFLGMQEIVSENRS, encoded by the coding sequence ATGTGGCTAGCTTTGGAGATTGGCAATACTCGGTTGCATTGGGCGTTGTTTTTCGGCGAAAAACTTTACCGTGCTTGGGATACCAAGTATCTACCTGAGTCTCTAGTACAGCAGTTAGCTAAGTCTAAAACCCTAGATGATTTGCTAGAAACAATTTTTCCACTCCATCAGCAAAGTGATTCCCTAACAAACACTTCTCCCCCTCTCCCCCTTATCTTTTTAGCCTCAGTAGTTCCCAGTCAAACAGCTATTTGGCAAACTTACCCAAATATTCGCGTGATTACCTTAGACCAAATACCTCTTCAAGGTGTGTATCCCAGTTTAGGAATTGACCGCGCTTTGGCTTTGTGGGGTGCGGGTAAAACTTGGGGTTTTCCAGTGTTAGTGATTGATGCTGGGACAGCGTTAACTTTTACAGCTGCTGATGCTAACCAGTGTTTAGTAGGAGGCGCAATTCTACCAGGAATAGGGTTGCAATTTACAACTCTTGGTCAACAAACAGGGCAATTACCACTAGTAGAAACGCAAGATTTTACATCTCTAATTCCACGTTTTGCACTTAATACAACAGAGGCTATTAAAAGTGGAGTAATTTACACTTTAGTCGCCGGAATTAAAGATTTTATTGAGGCGTGGTGGCATTTATTCCCTGAAGGAAAGATTGCAATTAAAGGAGGCGATCGCACTTTATTAATGAACTATCTTCAAGCCTTATATCCTGAAATTGCAACGCGTTTAATAGTCGAACCAAATTTAATTTTTTTGGGAATGCAAGAAATAGTATCGGAGAATAGATCATAG
- a CDS encoding alpha/beta hydrolase: protein MDTLFRNSRRKLSQGLIFWREVGEGTPVIFLHGAWNDSSQWISVMESFSQDFHCFAPDLLGFGESENPNILHSIDLQVECIAEFLQAVKQEKVYLVGHSLGGWIAASYALKYPEQVYGVVLLAPEGVEIAGQEQHCQKMRQLLNYSPLVVKLLRSLSPLTKILGTHEQIAQDLQLRQHLLRYPIACQLLYKREQAEIEVELLQKRLYMIEAPILILQGSEDTPDALAKSQAYSLLAPKAELKIIADAGNDLAEAFAGDVAIEIREFIKGNWALGMKS from the coding sequence ATGGATACGCTATTCCGTAACTCCCGGAGAAAGCTTTCTCAAGGGCTAATATTCTGGCGTGAAGTCGGTGAAGGAACTCCTGTTATTTTTTTACATGGTGCATGGAATGATAGCAGTCAATGGATATCTGTGATGGAATCGTTTTCACAGGATTTTCATTGCTTCGCACCTGATTTATTAGGATTTGGTGAATCAGAGAATCCAAACATTCTCCATTCAATTGATTTACAGGTGGAGTGTATAGCTGAGTTCCTACAAGCTGTGAAACAAGAAAAGGTTTATTTAGTAGGACATTCTCTTGGCGGCTGGATTGCTGCTAGCTATGCTTTAAAGTATCCAGAGCAAGTTTATGGTGTGGTACTGCTAGCACCAGAAGGCGTAGAGATAGCAGGACAAGAACAGCATTGCCAAAAGATGCGGCAATTATTGAATTATTCACCATTAGTAGTTAAATTGTTGCGATCGCTCAGTCCCTTAACTAAAATTTTGGGTACACATGAACAAATCGCACAAGATTTACAACTACGTCAGCATCTTTTACGTTATCCCATAGCTTGCCAGTTACTTTACAAAAGAGAGCAAGCAGAAATTGAGGTTGAATTATTGCAAAAGCGGCTCTACATGATAGAAGCCCCAATTTTAATTTTACAAGGTAGTGAAGATACGCCAGATGCCTTAGCTAAAAGTCAGGCTTATTCTCTACTAGCACCAAAAGCCGAGTTAAAAATAATTGCTGATGCAGGAAATGATTTAGCAGAAGCTTTTGCTGGGGATGTAGCGATTGAGATTCGGGAGTTTATTAAAGGGAATTGGGCATTGGGCATGAAAAGTTAG
- a CDS encoding NUDIX hydrolase encodes MNILAFFPAVVQSTRSLWRYGQTVLGIIFRHPITGTSIIPILPDGRIVLIRRRDDGQWALPGGMVDWGEDIPTTARRELMEETGLELIGIRRLVGVYSAPDRDPRIHSICVVLEAEVRGKMEVQDTLEVIEIQAFSPNSLPPGQMSHDHSRQLRDYLNGLTTLA; translated from the coding sequence TTGAATATTCTTGCTTTTTTTCCGGCAGTTGTCCAGTCTACACGTAGTTTATGGCGTTATGGACAAACGGTACTGGGTATTATATTTCGTCATCCCATTACTGGTACTAGTATCATTCCAATTTTACCCGATGGTCGAATTGTATTGATTCGGCGGCGCGACGATGGTCAATGGGCATTACCTGGAGGTATGGTTGACTGGGGAGAAGATATCCCCACTACAGCCCGGCGTGAGTTGATGGAGGAAACAGGATTAGAATTAATAGGAATTCGGCGTTTGGTTGGAGTTTACTCTGCACCAGATCGTGACCCTCGAATCCATTCAATTTGTGTTGTGCTTGAAGCCGAAGTGCGTGGAAAAATGGAGGTTCAAGATACTTTGGAGGTTATAGAAATTCAGGCTTTCTCTCCTAACTCCCTACCTCCTGGGCAAATGTCTCATGACCACTCTCGGCAGTTGCGAGACTACTTGAATGGTTTGACAACATTAGCCTAA
- the argH gene encoding argininosuccinate lyase: protein MTEKKNWSPRFESGLHQAIAHFNASISFDIELIEYDLDGSQAHAQMLAHTGIISQAEGEQLVAGLEQIRQEYHQGNFQPGVDAEDVHFAVERRLTEIVGDVGKKLHTARSRNDQVGTDTRLYLRDQIQQIRSQLRKFQTALLDIADQHIETLIPGYTHLQRAQPLSLAHHLLAYYQMAKRDWERLGDVSRRVNISPLGCGALAGTTFPIDRHYTAELLGFENIYANSLDGVSDRDFAIEFLSAASLIMVHLSRLAEEVILWSSQEFGFVTLKDSCATGSSIMPQKKNPDVPELVRGKTGRVFGHLQALLVIMKGLPLAYNKDLQEDKEGLFDSVKTVKASLEAMTILLSEGLEFRTQRLAQAVTEDFSNATDVADYLAARGVPFREAYNLVGKIVKTCIAEGKLLKDLSLEEWEQFHPGFAADIYEAISPRQVVAARNSYGGTGFTQVRKALLIAREQISHNRGV, encoded by the coding sequence ATGACCGAAAAAAAAAATTGGAGTCCGCGGTTTGAATCAGGATTGCATCAAGCGATCGCCCATTTTAATGCCAGTATTAGTTTTGATATTGAATTAATAGAATATGACTTGGATGGTTCTCAAGCTCATGCCCAAATGCTGGCTCACACAGGCATTATTTCTCAAGCCGAAGGTGAGCAGTTGGTTGCTGGGTTAGAGCAAATTCGCCAAGAATACCACCAAGGAAATTTTCAACCAGGTGTCGATGCTGAAGACGTACATTTTGCCGTCGAACGGCGGCTAACAGAAATTGTTGGCGATGTCGGTAAGAAACTGCATACGGCGCGATCGCGTAACGACCAAGTAGGTACAGACACTAGGCTTTACCTCCGCGACCAAATTCAGCAGATTCGCAGCCAATTACGGAAATTTCAAACTGCCTTACTAGATATAGCCGATCAGCACATTGAAACTTTAATTCCTGGCTACACTCACTTACAACGCGCCCAACCATTGAGTTTGGCTCACCACCTTTTGGCATACTATCAAATGGCCAAACGTGACTGGGAACGCCTGGGAGATGTTTCTCGCCGTGTAAATATTTCACCCTTGGGGTGTGGGGCTTTAGCAGGAACTACTTTTCCCATTGACCGCCATTACACAGCTGAACTATTAGGTTTTGAAAATATTTATGCAAATAGCCTTGATGGAGTGAGCGATCGCGACTTTGCGATCGAATTCTTGTCTGCTGCTAGCTTAATTATGGTTCACCTCAGTCGGCTCGCAGAAGAAGTAATTCTTTGGTCATCTCAAGAATTCGGCTTTGTCACCCTTAAAGATAGCTGTGCCACAGGTTCCAGTATCATGCCCCAAAAGAAAAACCCCGATGTGCCAGAATTAGTACGGGGAAAAACAGGACGTGTATTCGGTCATCTCCAGGCGTTATTGGTAATTATGAAGGGGCTACCCCTGGCATATAACAAAGACCTACAAGAAGATAAAGAAGGTTTGTTTGACAGCGTTAAGACAGTCAAAGCCTCTCTGGAGGCAATGACAATTTTGCTGAGTGAAGGTTTAGAATTTCGCACTCAACGCCTAGCACAAGCAGTAACAGAAGATTTTTCCAACGCTACTGATGTAGCAGATTATTTGGCAGCGCGGGGAGTTCCCTTCCGAGAAGCATACAACCTCGTCGGTAAGATAGTAAAAACCTGTATTGCCGAAGGTAAACTCTTGAAAGATTTGAGTTTGGAAGAGTGGGAACAATTCCACCCAGGATTCGCAGCAGATATTTATGAAGCGATATCCCCTCGTCAAGTTGTTGCAGCCCGCAACAGTTATGGTGGCACAGGCTTTACACAGGTAAGAAAAGCGCTCCTGATTGCACGGGAGCAAATCTCTCACAATAGGGGGGTTTAG
- the larB gene encoding nickel pincer cofactor biosynthesis protein LarB: protein MTNDKTLRSLLEGVANGKVSPDMALDSLKDFAYESVGEFAKIDHHRQLRTGFPEVIWGPGKTPEQIAQIMEVMRLRNPVVMATRIEPTVYAALQPKVRGLRYYESARICAIAPLTIEPQFEGVISILSAGTADLPVAEEAAVTAELSGFQVKRLWDVGVAGIHRLLSNRHLIDSASVLIVVAGMEGALPSVVAGLADCPVIAVPTSIGYGASFGGLAPLLTMLNSCAVGIGVVNIDNGFGAAVLAGQILRTAEKLQLASSGS from the coding sequence ATGACAAATGACAAAACTTTGCGATCGCTCCTTGAAGGTGTCGCCAATGGTAAAGTTAGCCCAGATATGGCATTAGACTCACTCAAAGACTTTGCCTATGAATCTGTGGGTGAGTTTGCCAAAATTGACCACCATCGCCAACTGAGAACTGGTTTCCCAGAAGTGATTTGGGGGCCAGGTAAAACGCCTGAGCAAATTGCTCAAATTATGGAAGTGATGCGCCTCCGCAATCCAGTGGTAATGGCTACTCGGATTGAACCAACAGTTTACGCTGCACTGCAACCAAAAGTAAGAGGTTTGCGATATTACGAATCGGCGCGAATTTGTGCGATCGCTCCTCTCACCATAGAACCACAGTTCGAGGGTGTGATCAGTATTCTTTCTGCTGGTACTGCTGATTTACCTGTTGCGGAAGAAGCTGCTGTCACCGCTGAACTTTCTGGTTTCCAGGTAAAGCGCCTCTGGGATGTTGGCGTCGCAGGAATTCATCGCTTGCTAAGTAACCGCCACCTCATCGACTCAGCATCAGTGCTAATTGTGGTTGCGGGAATGGAAGGTGCTTTACCAAGCGTTGTTGCAGGTTTAGCAGATTGTCCTGTGATTGCCGTACCCACCAGCATTGGTTATGGCGCAAGTTTTGGTGGTTTAGCCCCCCTATTGACAATGCTCAATTCTTGTGCTGTTGGGATAGGTGTAGTGAATATTGATAATGGATTTGGGGCAGCAGTTTTAGCTGGGCAAATTTTACGAACTGCCGAGAAATTGCAGTTGGCATCGTCTGGATCTTGA